From the Syngnathoides biaculeatus isolate LvHL_M chromosome 10, ASM1980259v1, whole genome shotgun sequence genome, one window contains:
- the LOC133507098 gene encoding evC complex member EVC has product MSEQDLVVECSTDVLVNFVESLHVYTGLLTVATVCGGLSGILAGAVLYVFCLKTLILARQGHTARRLLEPDDGEVENNASDHGSNNRKEPPPVPTNYKEKNHEPMNSDVAAFASKAKVVYPINQKYRPLADGASNPSLHECSKLPTMPKDNSSSSFTEGESLSQELDNDEGSQFISSSLVPESLQNQSFVRVFHYPYTLMQTGFEARINLHCLALKDVQHLCSQLQEEKYTIYLEMVKKTFCRHFPKDQQGAKFTTDILQMQQKEVEELKKQLPTGDTCSDDDVYSPCTLEEMERSQKDFLEHSLQMSKCFSKVVENYSQHVMKSTSRFTLDEARDAIVSLNQTLVMVENHLVKAQEAQLMKIHQKLLWWEELTGLLQSQPALVQQEVSLRQGLLAMKLEQLTSKEVLTLNCMETILSQVQHALTEGLQQCREDYRRKTKELLFDKCSKIEAKQKKLQNSQAKERSRVLELQETHGDPEQLLKEYREQRQKLCDLEMQQDDRMAENLCNFWTKLRSTWSKRLEERAKDIFCTSVTAQCKLSPEHCQALWLDVEEQLANKQQQVETSTRLQIDQMQAQMDQERKVWTESMALMHASLKNLRTQQMKILRAMAVSQSYILNSQVGKLLNIKHEHLLACVQRHFMARHFCLYMLKEMRLSKLKVLSQTDFRALLMQDPGTLQSCVDSTLKKSNASLAEKHLGPESQLVTHSFHQEFLSELETGKELLQNHAQLVLGNVLSYAILQLMEGKPYESQGLARNDDSLKHHLTEAASESVYVTKDSLTALVQSYYSTVQDIPKKLQSCQSNTNLGVTVEDSSNSQLNRGLLRELENWGRKPSSSKFQQRVELHKRKLLEQCDLDQEMICEELRRRKVAQDQTLERMNGQVQEAERSFISDLAALARVPLHNPNPETSDEDDDTGEVNASIMELLARNPALDPALNPSLTPTVVTPTASKLAKKKKREQKSHIS; this is encoded by the exons ATGTCTGAGCAGGATCTGGTCGTCGAATGTAGTACAGACGTTTTGGTCAATTTTGTTGAGTCGCTGCATGTCTACACGGGACTATTGACTGTGGCTACAGTTTGTGGTGGACTCTCGGGAATATTAGCTGGTGCTGTTTTGTATGTGTTTTGCCTGAAGACTTTAATTTTGGCGAGACAA GGGCATACTGCAAGAAGGCTACTTGAACCTGATGATGGAGAAGTGGAAAACAATGCCAGCGATCATGGCAGCAACAACAGAAAAGAGCCCCCGCCTGTCCCAACTAATTACAAA GAGAAGAACCACGAACCCATGAATAGTGATGTGGCAGCATTTGCGTCAAAAGCAAAAGTGGTCTACCCTATCAACCAAAAATATAGA CCTTTAGCAGATGGCGCATCCAACCCTTCTCTTCATGAGTGCTCCAAGTTGCCAACAATGCCAAAGGATAATTCGTCATCATCCTTCACAGAGGGAGAGTCTCTCAGCCAAGAGCTGGACAATGATGAGGGCAGCCAGTTCATTTCCTCCTCATTGGTCCCTGAGAGCCTGCAGAACCAGAGCTTTGTCAGGGTTTTCCACTACCCCTACACTTTGATGCAAACGGG TTTTGAAGCAAGGATCAATCTCCATTGTTTGGCCCTGAAAGATGTACAACACCTTTGCTCTCAACTTCAGGAGGAAAAATATACT ATTTAccttgaaatggtgaaaaaaacattttgccgtCATTTTCCAAAAGACCAACAAGGTGCAAAGTTCACCACGGACATTCTTCAAATGCAGCAAAAG GAAGTGGAGGAGCTAAAGAAACAGCTGCCAACAGGGGACACTTGCAGTGATGACGATGTTTATTCTCCTTGTACTTTGGAAGAAATGGAAAGATCTCAAAAAGATTTTCTAGAACACAGTCTTCAAATG TCCAAATGTTTCAGCAAAGTTGTGGAGAACTACTCCCAACATGTGATGAAGAGTACCAGCAGGTTTACCCTGGATGAAGCACGTGATGCTATAGTCTCTCTCAACCAGACACTTGTCATGGTCGAGAATCACCTAGTGAAAGCTCAAGAAGCACAACTAATG AAAATCCACCAGAAGCTTTTATGGTGGGAAGAACTGACTGGGCTTCTTCAGTCCCAGCCAGCCTTGGTCCAGCAGGAAGTGTCGTTGCGACAGGGCTTGCTGGCTATGAAACTGGAGCAACTGACCAGCAAGGAAGTTTTGACCTTGAACTGCATGGAAACAATACTTTCCCAAGTACAGCATGCGCTCACTGAAGGCCTTCAACAGTGCAGAGAGG ATTACaggaggaaaacaaaggagttgCTGTTTGATAAATGTAGCAAAATAGAGGCAAAGCAAAAGAAGCTTCAGAACAGCCAGGCCAAGGAGAGGAGTCGTGTGCTGGAGCTACAAGAAACTCATGGTGACCCAGAGCAGCTGTTAAAG GAGTATCGGGAGCAAAGGCAGAAGCTTTGTGATTTGGAAATGCAACAGGATGACCGGATGGCTGAAAATCTTTGTAACTTTTGGACA AAACTTCGCAGCACCTGGTCAAAAAGGCTAGAAGAACGAGCCAAGGACATCTTTTGCACATCTGTTACCGCCCAATGCAAACTGTCTCCTGAACACTGTCAAGCACTCTGGCTGGACGTAGAAGAGCAGCTTGCTAATAAGCAGCAGCAGGTGGAGACATCGACCAGACTGCAAATAGACCAAATGCAGGCTCAGATGGATCAAGAACGAAAG GTATGGACTGAGTCAATGGCTCTGATGCATGCCAGTCTCAAGAATCTAAGGACCCAGCAGATGAAGATCCTGCGAGCCATGGCAGTCAGCCAGAGTTACATCCTTAACAG CCAAGTGGGGAAGTTGCTGAACATTAAACATGAGCACCTGCTAGCATGCGTGCAGCGCCACTTTATGGCCAGACACTTTTGTCTATACATGCTCAAAGAGATGAGGCTCTCCAAGCTGAAAGTTCTGTCTCAGACAGACTTTCGAGCTCTGCTGATGCAGGACCCTGGCACACTCCAGTCGTGTGTTGATTCAACTCTCAAG AAAAGCAATGCCAGCCTAGCAGAGAAGCATCTGGGTCCAGAGAGTCAACTGGTGACCCACAGCTTCCATCAAGAATTCCTATCTGAGCTGGAAACAGGGAAGGAGCTTCTTCAAAACCATGCACAGCTTGTACTAGGCAACGTCCTCAGCTATGCCATCTTACAGCTGATGGAAGGCAAGCCCTATGAATCGCAAGGCTTGGCCAGGAATGATGACAGCTTGAAG caCCATCTTACAGAGGCTGCTTCTGAGAGTGTTTATGTGACCAAAGATTCTCTTACCGCTCTCGTCCAAAGTTATTATTCTACCGTGCAAGATATTCCTAAAAAACTACAATCATGTCAGTCAAACACAAACCTTG GTGTGACTGTTGAAGACTCAAGTAACAGTCAGTTAAACAGAGGATTGCTGAGAGAGCTGGAAAACTGGGGAAGGAAACCTAGCTCTTCTAAGTTTCAACAGAG GGTTGAGCTACACAAAAGAAAGTTGTTGGAGCAGTGCGATCTAGATCAGGAGATGATCTGTGAAGAGCTGAGGCGAAGAAAAGTAGCCCAGGATCAAACATTAGAAAGGATGAATGGACAAGTGCAG GAGGCAGAAAGAAGCTTCATAAGTGATTTGGCAGCTTTGGCACGGGTTCCTCTACACAATCCAAACCCAGAGACCAGCGATGAAGATGACGACACAG GGGAAGTTAATGCCTCTATAATGGAACTTCTAGCCCGGAACCCAGCCCTAGATCCAGCGTTGAATCCATCACTGACTCCAACAGTTGTCACTCCGACAGCATCCAAactggcaaaaaagaaaaaaagagagcaaaagTCTCATATCAGTTGA